One Malaclemys terrapin pileata isolate rMalTer1 chromosome 7, rMalTer1.hap1, whole genome shotgun sequence genomic region harbors:
- the CHCHD4 gene encoding mitochondrial intermembrane space import and assembly protein 40 — protein MSYCREEGKDRIIFVTKEDHETPSSAELVADDPNDPYEDQGLILPNGDINWNCPCLGGMASGPCGEQFKSAFSCFHYSTEEIKGSDCVDQFRAMQECMQKYPDLYPQEDDEERENQSKDLETTPAEAAVAKEEKGSS, from the exons GAAAAGACAGAATTATATTCGTGACCAAAGAGGACCATGAGACGCCAAGCAGTGCAGAACTGGTAGCAGATGACCCCAATGACCCTTATGAAGACCAAG GATTGATATTGCCTAATGGAGATATCAATTGGAATTGCCCGTGCCTTGGTGGAATGGCTAGTGGTCCCTGTGGGGAACAATTCAAATCGGCCTTTTCCTGTTTCCACTATAGCACAGAAGAAATAAAGGGATCGGACTGTGTGGACCAGTTCCGTGCCATGCAGGAGTGCATGCAGAAGTATCCAGACCTTTACCCTCAAGAAGACGatgaagagagagaaaatcagaGCAAAGATTTGGAAACTACTCCTGCAGAGGCTGCGGtagccaaagaggagaagggATCTAGCTAA